The DNA segment ggttggcagtttgaatccaccagctgctcctggaaaccctatggggtagttttgctcttcctgtaggttcgctatgagttggaatagactggagaGCAACAGGTTATTGCTGCATTTGATGATTGTTGCAAATACAGTTCCACCTTTCGAGCCTCAGAGAAACAAAGAAGAGACAGTTTTAACTTTGTCACGGAAGGAAGTAGTTATGAGGTCTTTTCAAGGACATATTGATTTAGCCCAGTGTTTAATGTGGCTCAATCTATGCACTTCAGCTtgtttttacctcttcctttcacTCACTTCTAGCAATGAGCTCAGGGCAGATGTTAAATCAAGGTCCTGCTGACACCGAGTTATTAAATACCccatggcagtgggctggtacaacagagtgaaactcaGCATTCTGGCCCCATTTCAAATCAGGACGAGGTGTACTTTAGGAGATTAATGTGCACATGTAAATCATAGCCTAAACACTTCATCTGGTCTTGGATGGCCTCTCTCCCAGTGAGTTGAAAGCTCTTTATAGACATGAGGTAGTTTTCATACCAGCTCTATGAGTTTGCAGGGAAGATGAAGATTCCTGTCCTCAGCTAAATAATGATGGTCGTAATGCTTTGCGTGTTTATTGCACTACGGCCTGACGTAACATGTTCTAGCCATGAGGAAGTGTTTTTCCTTGATGACAAATATGCCTTCTTAGTATCTAATCATATCATACTTGTCTCATTATGAGATTTGTACTATTTAGTCTTACAGATTGAGCGTGAGGGTCATAGCTTCACATAAATGGTCTGAAGTCTGGTGGGAGTGTGCTGTTCTCTCCTGAGGCCCAAAGAGTTCCCCACATGACAGCCTTTGAAAAACTAAAGGAGGGAATGTTGGCCTGCCAATCGTTCACTGAGGCGAAAAGGCCTGGCCAGTCTCCCCAGCCCTCCTAGCTCCTGGCAGCATGGGTGTCAGCCCTTCCCTCCTCACTGGGGAGGGCAAGCTGCCATGTACCCACTTCCTGAGTTTTTGCATGATTTTACCCATGACCCAGTTTATCAGCAAACATTTCCCCCTTTGCCtcatctctttcccttcctcttaGAAGAGCCATGACCTCCCACACAAAGGATCAGGGGAGCGGAAGTTCTGCCTTGGCTTTCTGTTCtaagttcacacacacacacacacacacacacacactgtgcacacaggtgcacacacaAATTCTTGTGTGCAACTACTTCAAAGAGGCCGTTAAAAACCTGAATTTTCCCTTGCATTTCTTTGAACAGCAATAATGAGCATTGGTTGTGGACATCAATGGGAAGAGGTGAAAATAATGTCGTTACTAAGGAAACTGAGATCCCCACTGTTATTTTAAGAGTGGGGAGTCTTTGGAAGGCTTGAGTCTGGTTGGAGGCTGAGAGGGGCAGTGCTGTGGAAGGGGCATGGGCTTACAGTCACAGATAGTTTCATATGCAACCTTTtcatctctgagtctcagtttcctcatccataaaatgggaatagcaTATTTTAAGGTCATTGTAAGAATTACATGAAACAACTTAGCTAAAGTCTCTGGTAAATTCTAAGAGTTCAAAAAATGTCAGTCCCTCCCTGAATGGAGTCAGGGCACTAACTTAGCTTATGGACCTCTGGAACCTTCTTCAAGTGATCCTATCAGTTGtctttatagaaaaagaaaatagccgAACAATATAAACAGACTAAAAGAAGCAGACCCAAGAACTACTGGAGAAAATTTCTAGTAGAACACGATCGTCTTGACTGGAAACACTCTCAAAAGCTCTGTAAGCAAACAAGTATTGAATGTGTGGCCCAGAAGAACTTGCCAAGACCACTGTCACAATCTTTAGAACACAAAGGATGTGTCACTAATCGTAGTTAATACAAAGGACTTTAGAAGAGATTTATAGCTTTCATCAATTTGAGTGGCGCattagagtggagggaaggtaaTCTCTGAAATGTCTCTCTCCTGTTTGAGTTCAGACCTTTCTTGAGTGATGGGGATTGCAGACACACATGGGCAAGTCCAGGGGTGTGTGTTGTAGATGCTGGCATCACCGCTATTTCATAATGTCCAGAGAGGCTGAGACCCACTGGACTAAGGCTTTTTCAAAGAGAGTCCAAAAGGAATCTTCGGCACCAGCCAAAGTTAGCTCTAAATTTAGGGAgtccctaacccaaacccagggccgttgagtcaatttcaactcataccgaccctataggatggagtagaactgccccacagtttccaaggagcgcctggcagatttgaactgtcaaccacttggttagcagccgtagcacctaaccactacgccaccagagtttccagggagtccctaggtggtgtaaatagttaatgAGCTtgaatcgaaaggttggaggttcaagtccacccagaggcaccttggaagaaagccctggtgatctacttctgaaaaatcagctatcaaaaaccctatggagtacagttctgtcgatacacatgggatcacaagttgaaactgactcgatggcaactggttttttatctTCCTGTAACCCCTTAGCACTTACTACCTTCCACCAAGAAACTTCctatatttaaaaattgtttcccCTTCCACAAATAGTTGATTTTACTTACAAATAATTGAATTGACTTCTGGGTGCCTATCAGACTTACGTGAATTTAGGAGAGTCAGCTGGCATACTGGCTTTAACATCAATGCATCCAGGATGATAAGGGCCACACTGGGGTCTTTTTCCAACCTTTTCTCTCACTACACAAGAGCCTTTTAAGAAAGTTCTTGATTCTAATCCTTGAGAAAGATATCTCATCGGATTTTCTTGGACAAGAAGAAACAAAGACAGGAAAATGCTCAGAACCCAAGCCCTTTTTGGGTGAGaatgtaatatttttaatatttggcaATGTTACATACACACCTGACAGAAGTGAGTATCAACTCACAGAAAAATATtagtttgacttaaaaaaaagaaaaaaaaaacttcaatccaAATTTATTGGgattacaaaaataaaagcacaatTTCATTAACTCCTTACAGCTCAACATTACGAAGGCCTCCAGAGATACGAAAGCCTCTTTAGTAACTGCTGCTTGCCAATACAAATCTCATGacataaaaaagtttattttcatatttacaAAAGAAATAAACTGATAGTTTACTTAAATTCTCTCCAGAATTAAAGGCTGAAGCTACTTTTTAAAGTCAGGGAACATCTCAAATTGAAGAAAGTATTTTAGAAAGATCTCACGAGGCTTTTCATTTGATACCACTGAACAATTCTGCGTCCTCTGGTAAAGATCGTGTTTTTATCGTAGAGCTTCTGGAACTTCCACCTACAAAAACAGGGGATTTTCTTCAATAAAACAACACAAGTGATAAAATGAAAACTATCTCTAGGGTATCCGTGAGCcggaatcacctcgatggcaaccACCACCAATGTCGTTTGCAGTATTCTCTGAGAGGACTCAGATATAGATTGGTTATTGTCAATATTATCaattaggttctaaaatcaattACAACTCTGTGGTAAAAGCTTAGACAAGCGATGCATCCTCGTGGAATGTAGATTATAAGGCCCGATTTTCTTATGGAAATgggttgttttaaatattttggagCTTCTTAAAAGGGGCATGGCTTTTACAGGACTAGGATGCCAAGAAGGTGGCCCCGGGACACCTCTCAAGTGAAAAGGTGCTCATTCATTCCTGTGCCCGCTCCTCATGTTTCACGATTGTACGCTTGCTCCCGCATACTAGAATACTAACAAATCTTTTGAGAGGGGGACTTGGTTACCGTCATAGAGGGCGGCCGACCCATCTACTGCATCTGTGCCCGAATGCCTGCCCTCGGGTTACTCACCCGCCTCAGCTGTTTTATGCTGCTCCCGCGGATTGCTTCCATAAGGTTGTCATGGGCTGACCTCTGCGGGGGAGAAGTTTGGGaactgtcttccatttttttctctggCACGGACCTCAgggaattttttatttcctttaggaCATTGTTTGGCTGTTTCTtaacctttttcccttttttctttttctgtccattGTGTAGTGCCCGTTGGGCACTCTCCTGTTGCTTGATGACCTCGGCGATGTTTCGGGTGATTAACTTTTTCTCTGggagtggaggaggaggaggtggaggtggcgCAGACAGTGGCAGTGCTTGGGGGGGAGGAggcggagggggagggggaggcgggggagggggaggaggaggcgtGGCCACTGGGGACAGAGGCCGGCTCCTCACAGTTTGGCCTTTCTTGGGAAGTTTTGGGGATGACCAAGGAGAGTGCCTGGGAGATGTGTAAGGTGAAGAGCCAGGAGTTCCTCTTTGCCAGACTTTGGTCCTAAGGTTGGCTCCTGCGTCACATCCCTCTTGCTGTTTCTGCTCCTGCATCCGCTTTTGCCTCTGTTTATCCATATTCCTGGTCAGAATGCTCGTCATGCTCATTCGTGGTCCTGGGAGCTCAAAATGGTAGCCCAGCCGCAGCAGCGTGGTGTTCTCCTTCAGCAGCTTGACGATCTCCATCTCCACCTGGCTGCCCATGATGTGCCTCTGGTTGTGGAAACGCAGCTCGCTGAGCACCGTGTTGTGCTGCAGGGCTCTCATGATGGCCAGGATCCCCTTCCCCGTGACGAAGTTGGACTCGATGTTGATGCTGGTGATGTGCTCGTTGACTCGGAGCATCTTCGCGATGGCCACAGCGGCGTTGTCGTCAGCGCGCGTGTTGGCCAGGCTGAAGGTCTTCACCACCGTGTTGTCCTTGAGGGCTTCAGCAAAGCGGGTGAGAGTCTGCGATGTGATGTTCTCTATATTGTTCAAATTGACTTCTATGGTGTCAGGGtcattgtttttaatcttttccaAAGCATCCTCGATAACTGTGGGATTTCCACAAGGGTGAATGGCGGCAGGAgactctgtgttccttccacTGTGGCCGTTGGTCAAGTTTATGTTTTCTATTTGACTTTTAAATATCTTTGGCTTAGAGTTGTCTGAATTGACACTATCATAATTTACAGTTCCATTAATACCTTTGGCATTTTCAGTGGTTCTTTCCTCTTCATCGctatcttcttcctcctcttcctcctgggactcctcctcctcttcctcttctgtaTACACCGCCTCAGAAATCTCACTGTTAGTTCCAGTAAAGATAAGCTCTTCCTCACTCTCCTCTTTGTCTTCTTCTGCAACCTGAAGAGTATGGTAGACATCATTAAGTTTTTCATTTCTaa comes from the Elephas maximus indicus isolate mEleMax1 chromosome 8, mEleMax1 primary haplotype, whole genome shotgun sequence genome and includes:
- the LMOD2 gene encoding leiomodin-2, yielding MSTFGYRRGLSKYESIDEDELLASLTAEELKELERELEDIEPDHSLPVGQRQKSLTEKTPTGTFSREALMAYWEKESQKLLEKERLGECRKVAEEDKEESEEELIFTGTNSEISEAVYTEEEEEEESQEEEEEEDSDEEERTTENAKGINGTVNYDSVNSDNSKPKIFKSQIENINLTNGHSGRNTESPAAIHPCGNPTVIEDALEKIKNNDPDTIEVNLNNIENITSQTLTRFAEALKDNTVVKTFSLANTRADDNAAVAIAKMLRVNEHITSINIESNFVTGKGILAIMRALQHNTVLSELRFHNQRHIMGSQVEMEIVKLLKENTTLLRLGYHFELPGPRMSMTSILTRNMDKQRQKRMQEQKQQEGCDAGANLRTKVWQRGTPGSSPYTSPRHSPWSSPKLPKKGQTVRSRPLSPVATPPPPPPPPPPPPPPPPPQALPLSAPPPPPPPPLPEKKLITRNIAEVIKQQESAQRALHNGQKKKKGKKVKKQPNNVLKEIKNSLRSVPEKKMEDSSQTSPPQRSAHDNLMEAIRGSSIKQLRRVEVPEALR